Part of the Epinephelus fuscoguttatus linkage group LG24, E.fuscoguttatus.final_Chr_v1 genome, AAGTCCCTGGCGGGGGAGAGCCGGCTCTGCCTCACAGCTACGTCTCTCATCTTGGTCAGAGTGGCAGCATTCTGTGCTTTGCCATCGGTTACAATACCTTTGCTAAGTGTTCGGCGCTTTGGCCACTTGGATGGTTTGTTCTTTTTGGAGCTTGGCAGGTCAGCACCAAACGGTCCTGGAGAGATCTGGATGGAAGCAAGAGATCAAGGTaattcagaataaaaaaatgtgcttattaaattaatttctgCCTTACCATAGGGCAGTGACCCCTCATCCTTATGTCTGCTCTgtacaggaaacacagcagtagCTCAGCACATTCATGAAGTGGTTCGTGAGACAATCAGGGCACAGCGAGTGCTTCCTAACTTCAGCTGGTCACCCACCTCCAGCCACAATCAGCTTCAAACCCTTCTGGCTTCAAAAGGCTGCAGACCCAAATACAGAGACAAGCAGGTGAATGTGAGACCGCTTGGTTCTCGCCTGGCCCCCCGAAACCCTGAAATCCAGACAAGTCCAACTAAACATCAGGGAGATCCTTTCAAACCACACAAAGCAGAGCCTGAACCCTCTCTGAGCTCCACCTCACACCTCAGCCCAGTCAGATCCTGTCACAGCTACATGGCTGAGACCGGCAGCTacatgaagatgaagatggaCCGTCATCTCCCAGTGAATAAGCTCCCAGCTGTGGTGACAGGGGACTTCCGCAGTGCTGGGATGGAGGCCTGCAAGCCAGGTGAGGAAGGGCCAGAGTACATGATGATGTCGCCACTGGTGAGCCACAACTCGTCTGTGCTGTCTCAGGATGAATATGTGGTCATGGCGAGcccacagaaacacaacaagCCAGCTTACCCTTTCCTTTGCACGTCATTCAGTAGGTAGGTGTAACCTGGAGACAAAATTACTGTCAATTCTCAAATAGGCTGCAGAGACAACAAGGCCTTTATTTGAGACTTTATTTCTaatgtcctctgtttgaatgcACTTTTAAAATACAACTTTTTGTCCTCGGCAGCTCCACTTCTGACAGTGACTCTCCTCTGCAGCTGCCACATCACCAGACCAGTGAACACCGTCAGCCACACTGGCTGGCGACCTCAGTCCAAACTCCAAAAGCAGATGCTGGCCAATCACAGATGAGCACCAGCTGCTATACCCAACCACAGGAAGATGTCTGGCAGGTGCAGACGTCAGCCGAGCAGAGACAACTCCCAGCACAGACCGGGGCCACTTCGTCTCCTGTGAGGAGTATTGATGGATCTGGCGTGGTGACTCCATTTGTCCCACGTGCACCAGGCTACACCAGGGCAGTCCAGGCTAGTCTGCACTCCGGTACAGGCAGCACCAGTCGACTCCAAGCTGCGTCAGATCAATCTGTGAGAAGAAACCggctgtgtttgtttctgcctTCTTGTCTGCAAACTAAGCACAGATCCTGAGTGTTTGTTGAGATATTACATCTGGTGCAGCAGGGCACAAAAATTAAAACTTGATGAAAGAGTTATTGAATCAAGTAATTCAGTGTGACTGGATCACTTGCATGTTGCCCACTTGTTATGGCAGTGCTCATGCACAGAGACACTGGGGCTTTAAAGGTTCGATTGAATATTACAGTATATGTTTGAGAAAAAGACAATGTTAGTGTCTGTGAATGCACTCAGTGTTTGACCTCAGTTTTCCTCTTTTTGTCAATgctttttttgttctcttttgGAGTGGATTAATGAAGCTTTGGGTTTTGCACAGCACTTGAAGATGCTCCACTGTTACATGAAAGAATTCAAAGAATAAAGTTCCATGAATGCACATTTTTCTCTCGCCTTCTATTGACAATATTCATGAGTTCACACAGCTTCTttactatatattttttttacatactatactatattttttgacatactttactatattttttgacatactgtgctatttttttttacatactatactacgataTAATCTTTTGATATGcttaaggcaaggcaagtttatttgtagagcacaattcgtacacaaagtaattcaaagtgctttacagaacaagaaaatgcattaaaatcacaatacaaaataaaaacaatcataaaatgaactttaaaagagaagagtgcagataagatcctttcagtcacatgcacagtgaaatagagctgttttgagcctagatttgaacattgtcagagtagaggcctgtctcacatcttcagaaagactgttccagattttagctgcataaaactggaatcctgattccccatgtttagtcctgactctgggcaccagcaggaggccggtccctgaggtcctcagagtccgagatggttcatatggcactaacatgtcagagatgtactttggtgctaggccgtggagagacttgtacacaagcagagctgctttaaaatctattctctgagccacaggaagccagtgtagagacctgagcacaggactaatgtgctcgtacttcctggttctggtcaggacccgagcagcagcattctggatgtactgcagctgtcttacggcccgtttggagaggccagtgagcaggccgttacagtagtctaacctactagagacaaatgcatggataagtctctccaagtcaggtttagtccattattaccctaagatttctaacctgatttgtaggttttagagagagagactggaggtgactgctgacactttctctttgtttctgtggaccaaatacgatgacttcagtcttgtctgaatttagctggagaaagttgttttgcatccacacactgggaccaggattgacccttggggcaccccacaggtcaaggccatgtggtctgagacacagttaccaatttcaacaaagtacttcctgtcttctagataggacttcaaccaatttagggcagtgccagagatgcccacccagtcctctagtctctgtgaaaggatctcatgatcgacagtgtcaaaagcagcactcagatctagcaggactaaaactgagactttgcctgcgtcagtgttgaggcggatgtcatttgtcaccttaataagagcggtctaaaaacggcagatttgaaatgggccggtagttgttcagtactgtggcatcaagactgctcttctttaggagaggctttatgaccgcagttttcaaggcctttgggaatgttccagattgtagtgacatgttaactatgtgagtgagtggtggtaacaaactgctcagcacagactttagaaatctagtgggtaacacattgaggcagcatgtagacgaactcagactggtgatgatctcttggacagttttgtcagttacaggtgcaaaatgagtcagctctaagtgtctaggtggctgcagggttgttattggtgttgtggaattgatggcatttttaatggtctgaaccttgtcgcaaaagaatactgcaaactcattacacttagaTGTGGAGATCAGTTCCAACAGTAGTTGAGCTGGAGggtttgttaatctgttcactgttgcaaataagaCACGCAAAttgttactgcagtttccaaTAATTTCAGAAAAGTACCTCTCCCTCGTTCTACGTAAGATCCGGTTGAACACgtacaacttttctttataaatttcatAATGAACATGAAGCTTCAACTTGCGCCATTTCCGCTCGGCCCTCCGGCACTCCCTTTCTGTGCCCTGACCGCGTCATCATTCCTCCATGGCGCCTTCTGCTTATATTTAACCATTTTAACCTTCACAGGGGCAATGGTGTCcagaacattcaaaacactcaaagtaacagagttcaacaaatcatcaacattagaacatgaggcattttcaaagtttatcatttccatgaacagagcacctgtgctgttatttatgtgtctccTCCGAACAACTGCAGGACCAGCCGgtggtttgggagaaacagacaggtcaaagaagacacagaaatgatcagacagagcaacatcaaccacattgacgtttgaaatattaaccccctttgtaatgagcaggtccagagtgtgctgcgctctgctgtgggtgggctcacacacatgctgagtcAAGCCAAAGGTTTCAAGGAcagcactgagctctttagcatttctgtcacagacattatccacatgtacattaaaatcacctgtAATGACCAAACCATCAAAGTCTGTGCATACAATTGAAAGCAtcctggtaaaatcatcaataaaacttTGACGGTGCTGGGAGGCTTGTATATAACTACATAGAGTATGGACGGAGATTGTTTTAGCTCCATTTTAAAGGATACATActcaaatgatgaaaacacccCAAATGACAACCTGTGCATAATCATATGATCTCTAAATATTGCACAGACACCTCcaccctttttgttttctcgtgTTTCAGATTCAAATTTGTAGTTGGGTGGAGCTGATTCCGTTAGAACAGCAttacctgtgtttttgtcaagccatgtttcagttaaaaacataaaatcaagattatacgaagagatcaaattattaattaaaaatgatttgttagACAAGGATCTGACATTAAGCACAGCAAGTTTCAGATTAGTTTCAGTAGGACTGGACATTATCTTCTTACAAGGGATATGGATTCAATTTCTCTGATTGGACAGTCTAACTGTCCTGTAATCTGGTCTATGTGGTGTGGCTGTAGATATAGCGCTAGGGGAAAATATTGTCTCACAGGGCCCCAGCTTGATATTACCTTTATCGTGGCTGTAAGTCCTGGGACAGCAGAGGCCCTGTGCATCCTAGCTCTTAGGGATACCAGCTCTGGGGGCAGGCAGGGGAGGACGAGCAGGGGAAAGTGTGGGTGATGGACCAGATGAAAACCGAGGGGGAGGAGCTGGGGGAGCTTTAGTTTGTGAAGCAGGAGAGTTGAAGCTCCTGTGTGACTTGAGGGGAGAGTTCAGCATAGTTGGTGATAGAAGTCTTGACCTTGTTATATTAGGGGTGAGGGGAACCATCTTAATCCCTGATTTGATCAGGCTTTCAAGATGGTTGGGAAGGCCCAAGGGGGAAGGTGGGgatgaaaaggagagggagagggacaaGTCTCTAGAGGGGGTAGATGTGGCAGGGGGAGCCCAGGGCTGGTCTGTGGGtagaggaggtgatgggggtGCTGCTGGGTCTGAAACTTCTGCTGGGGCTGTCACAGACGAGTCCAAGGCCTGTGATGAGGGCCTGGGGGGAGGTGGAACCGATGGCGGGCCTGAATCCTTCACTGGGGGCAGTGGAGGCTGTTGTGGTGCTGGAGCTGAATCCTTCGCTGGGGGTGGTGGAGGCTGTTGTGGAGCAGCTGGTGCTGAAACACTGGCTCAGTCTCTGGCTTCTGCGACAGAGATGCTTCTCTcgttcctcttttctctcactggTCGCTCAGGACCCTGTCCCGACCCATTCTGATGCCTCAGAGCGTGGAGGAGGTGTTCCGTCAGCACTCTCCTCCCACCTCTGCACAGGTGTGGGCCCTTTCCCTTGAACAGGTCCTCTCGTTTCCAGAACAGATAAAAGTTCTCAATGTAGTGCAATCCTCTGTGCGCACATTCTTTGGACAGCCATGTGTTCAGCTGAAGCAGCCAGC contains:
- the LOC125884728 gene encoding uncharacterized protein LOC125884728 encodes the protein MNESAEGHNRCANVNGSLLASSSPLTSVSHSSTQTWLPVESPLQPPWMNGHQMRQDQDTQDHYVDMQPSPQSHFYEELYCAGWTSNTLVPLASALLTSPGPQVDVLKQGYLGKQEWKQRKYFVLRAGSHTGLSRLEWYKSQETFTAMEKSTGKAALFGSSKQGVIYLRCCLSVSRTGSSRKGHTVALYVKDQTMVLVAEDQQEQEEWYLALKKLMEEEQRDEEHGGLYGDDDGYCTLPPAAFFKEVWPVTVKPRSLGYSKSLAGESRLCLTATSLILVRVAAFCALPSVTIPLLSVRRFGHLDGLFFLELGRSAPNGPGEIWMEARDQGNTAVAQHIHEVVRETIRAQRVLPNFSWSPTSSHNQLQTLLASKGCRPKYRDKQVNVRPLGSRLAPRNPEIQTSPTKHQGDPFKPHKAEPEPSLSSTSHLSPVRSCHSYMAETGSYMKMKMDRHLPVNKLPAVVTGDFRSAGMEACKPGEEGPEYMMMSPLVSHNSSVLSQDEYVVMASPQKHNKPAYPFLCTSFSSSTSDSDSPLQLPHHQTSEHRQPHWLATSVQTPKADAGQSQMSTSCYTQPQEDVWQVQTSAEQRQLPAQTGATSSPVRSIDGSGVVTPFVPRAPGYTRAVQASLHSGTGSTSRLQAASDQSVRRNRLCLFLPSCLQTKHRS